ACTGTCTTAAAATTACCAGATGCTCGGTAAAATGCTGGAAGAATTTAAATACAAAGTATTACTAGCTCGctcaagtttatatatatatatatatatataagcctggaGGGTAGCTATTACTATGAGATGCTGTGTAAGAGAGTAATACAACCTTTGCAGCTCTACCTAAAATGAGATAAATCATGTATAACATTTTTAGATAGACAGCGCTACGGTTTTCGAAGACCAAAGAAACACGTCATTCAAAGTACGAAAATATGCAATGCTCAGTTGTGGTGTCGGCCACGCAAGCAGTAGAGACCAATCATCTAATCTTGGCTCTTGTCAGCCAGTGGGAGCAGCAGACATGCTCCCTCCCTTTGTCCTCAACTGCCTCCTGCAACTTCTTGCAACCACCTATCCTTCTGCTGCAACTTCTGCaaccacctcccctcccctcactaccATCTCCCCTCTGCCAGGAGCCATGTATCACAAGtgacacatatatatacagtgaATATTCAGATGTATCATCAATTATATGGAAAGTTTGATACGTCAAGGACCGGAAAAACGTGTCAATTACCAGTCAAGCGCATGTACAGCATCACCAACCATATGTGATATGCTACATTGTGCACCTGAGGTACATTGTACCCTCTGCCGGACACCGTGTGTGTTCTGTGAAGCACCAGCCATTGGGATGTGAACTACGACGTTTCTCCACTGTTAAATAACACGTATCTTCTGTGACGGATAATCTCCTCAGTAACTGAACAACGTTTCTGTTAAGTGCCAATTACCATCAGTGAAATTCCTTGTATACATTTCCTCTGTGAcgtactggttgatacctggttgatggggttctgggagttcttctactccccaagcccggcccgaggccaggcttgactttgagagtttggtccaccaggctgttgcttaaagcggcccacaggcccacatacccaccacagcccggttggcccggcacttcttttagaaaagtctagttctctcttgaagatgtccacgactgttccggcaatatttcttatagtcgctactACTAAAAATTTGTTAAGAATAACGTAATGTCGTGACCTATGCAGCTGTTCTGAAGTGTCACCCATTACAGTAGAGTACGACAAGTGTGAAGGAGCTTGTAGCAGTGCTGTGCCGGGGCCCAACAGCTTCACCCACTCCTCCCGTGCTGGTGAAACTTATCTTCATCTTGTAACGCATCTATAATTCACATCAAAGTAAAGTACGTGCAAGTGACATGCATCCTCGGCTTTGTATCGTATCTCCTGCAAGATGACACGTGACTCCTGCAAGATGACACGTGACTCCTGCAAGATGACACGTGACTCCTGCAAGATGACACGTGACGCCTGCAAGATGACACGCGACTCCTGCAAGATGACAGGTAACTCCTGCAAGATGACACGCAACTCCCGCAAGATGACACGTAACTCCTGCAAGATGACACGTAACTCCTGCAAGATGACACGTAACTCCTGCAAGATGACACGTAACTCCTGCAAGATGACACGTAACTCCTGCAAGATGACACGTAACTCCTGCAAGATGACACGTAACTCCTGCAAGATGACACGTAACTCCTGCAAGATGACACGTAACTCCTGCAAGATGACACGTAACTCCTGCAAGATGACACGTAACTCCTGCAAGATGACACGTAACTCCTGCAAGATGACACGTAACTCCTGCAAGATGACACGTAACTCCTGCAAGATGACACGTAACTCCTGCAAGATGACACGTGACTCCTGC
The genomic region above belongs to Procambarus clarkii isolate CNS0578487 chromosome 33, FALCON_Pclarkii_2.0, whole genome shotgun sequence and contains:
- the LOC138370785 gene encoding putative golgin subfamily A member 6-like protein 19, with translation MQYKEYDAIRCNLWKLEAQMGLGRVRKYSNPARMVFKWNALREVVEATSIQRLKATFDQIGFKIKVLIDSYLTVSTGFFEITVKTGTDEMLVVLQELPVILQESRVILQESRVILQESRVILQESRVILQESRVILQELRVILQELRVILQELRVILQELRVILQELRVILQESRVILQESRVILQESRVILQELRVILQELRVILQELRVILQELRVILQELRVILQELRVILQELRVILQELRVILQELRVILQELRVILQELRVILQELRVILQELRVILQELRVILQELRVILRELRVILQELPVILQESRVILQASRVILQESRVILQESRVILQESRVILQEIRYKAEDACHLHVLYFDVNYRCVTR